The following proteins come from a genomic window of Pseudomonas sp. MAG733B:
- a CDS encoding amino acid ABC transporter permease has translation MFDYTFQWRSALRALPDMLAGALVTFETAALSMIFGVLIALALTVMREAKHPLLRGFGNGWVSIARNTPSLFQIYILYFGLGSLGLHVSSWFALLAGITFNNAGYLAENFRGGLKAVPNTQVRAARSLGMSAFQAYRMIIVPQLLRIVFYPLTNQMVWAVLMTSLGVIVGLNNDLTGVTQEYNVKTFRTFEYFALAAVLYYLIAKAIVAAARLMAWRLFRY, from the coding sequence ATGTTTGACTACACCTTCCAATGGCGCTCAGCCCTGCGCGCCCTGCCGGACATGCTCGCCGGCGCTCTGGTCACCTTCGAAACTGCCGCGCTGTCGATGATCTTCGGTGTGCTGATCGCCCTCGCACTGACCGTGATGCGCGAGGCCAAGCACCCGCTGCTGCGCGGTTTCGGCAATGGCTGGGTGTCGATCGCGCGCAACACGCCCTCGCTGTTCCAGATCTACATCCTCTACTTCGGCCTCGGCTCGTTGGGCCTGCACGTCAGTTCATGGTTCGCCCTGCTGGCGGGCATCACCTTCAACAATGCCGGTTACCTGGCGGAAAACTTTCGCGGCGGCCTCAAAGCTGTGCCTAACACACAGGTCCGCGCGGCGCGGTCGCTGGGCATGAGTGCCTTCCAGGCCTACCGCATGATCATCGTCCCGCAACTGCTGCGCATCGTCTTCTACCCGCTGACCAACCAGATGGTCTGGGCGGTATTGATGACCTCGCTGGGGGTGATCGTCGGGCTGAACAATGACCTGACCGGCGTGACCCAGGAATACAACGTCAAGACGTTCCGCACCTTCGAGTACTTCGCTCTCGCTGCGGTGCTGTATTACCTGATCGCCAAGGCGATCGTCGCGGCAGCCCGGCTGATGGCCTGGCGGTTGTTCCGTTACTGA
- a CDS encoding proline racemase family protein: protein MRSSKVIHVVSCHAEGEVGDVIVGGVAPPPGATVWEQSRWIAKDETLRNFVLNEPRGGVFRHVNLLVPSKDPRAQMAWIIMEPADTPPMSGSNSLCVATVLLDSGILPMTEPQTRLVLEAPGGLIEAVADCRDGKVQRVEIKNVPSFADRLDAWIEVEGLGSLKVDTAYGGDSFVIADAKGLGFAIRPDEAADLVATGLKITRAANEQLGFVHPLNPEWSHISFCQIAAPIVHENGIATGANAVVIQPGKIDRSPTGTGCSARMAVLHAKGLMQVGERFVGRSIIGSEFHCRIDSVTEVAGRAAIYPCISGRAWITGTHQLLLDPSDPWPQGYRLSDTWPGA from the coding sequence ATGCGCTCATCAAAAGTCATCCACGTCGTCAGCTGCCACGCCGAAGGCGAAGTCGGCGACGTGATCGTCGGCGGTGTCGCCCCGCCGCCCGGCGCCACCGTGTGGGAACAGTCGCGCTGGATCGCCAAAGACGAAACCCTGCGCAACTTCGTCCTCAACGAACCACGCGGCGGCGTGTTCCGTCACGTCAACCTGCTGGTGCCGTCCAAGGACCCGCGGGCGCAGATGGCCTGGATCATCATGGAGCCGGCGGACACCCCGCCGATGTCCGGCTCCAACTCGTTGTGCGTGGCCACAGTGCTGCTCGATAGCGGCATCCTGCCGATGACCGAGCCGCAAACCCGCCTGGTGCTGGAAGCGCCCGGAGGCTTGATCGAAGCCGTGGCCGACTGCCGCGATGGCAAGGTGCAACGGGTGGAAATCAAGAACGTGCCGTCGTTCGCCGACCGTCTCGACGCCTGGATCGAAGTCGAAGGCCTCGGCTCGCTCAAAGTCGATACGGCCTACGGTGGCGACAGTTTCGTGATCGCTGATGCCAAGGGCCTGGGCTTTGCCATCCGCCCCGACGAGGCCGCCGACCTGGTGGCGACCGGGTTGAAAATCACCCGTGCCGCCAACGAGCAACTGGGCTTCGTCCATCCGCTGAATCCCGAGTGGTCGCACATTTCCTTCTGCCAGATCGCCGCGCCCATCGTCCATGAGAACGGCATCGCCACCGGCGCCAACGCCGTGGTGATCCAGCCGGGCAAGATCGACCGCTCGCCCACCGGCACCGGTTGTTCGGCGCGCATGGCCGTGCTGCACGCAAAAGGTTTGATGCAGGTCGGCGAGCGCTTTGTCGGGCGATCGATCATCGGTTCCGAGTTCCATTGCCGCATCGATTCAGTGACCGAAGTGGCCGGTCGCGCCGCCATTTACCCGTGCATTTCCGGCCGCGCCTGGATCACCGGCACCCACCAGCTGCTGCTCGACCCGAGCGACCCGTGGCCACAAGGCTATCGCCTGTCCGACACCTGGCCCGGTGCTTGA
- a CDS encoding transporter substrate-binding domain-containing protein has protein sequence MKNPAFAVALSAVLSTSFIATAQADKLDDIIGSGKLRCAVTLDFPPMGFRDGSNSPAGFDVDYCHDLAKILGVEAEVVETPFPDRIPALVSGRADVIVASTSDTLERAKTVGLTVPYFAFQMVVLTRDNTGINNFNDLKGKPVGNTSGTYEAIALEKDVKNWGTGSFRAYQSQNDTLLAVAQGHIDATVVTNTVAAATLKSGKYKNLKVAGNAPYVIDYVSLGAKRSEYGLLNYLNLFVNQQVRTGRYNELFVKWVGTDIQPANLTVPQVYY, from the coding sequence ATGAAAAACCCAGCATTTGCCGTAGCCCTCAGCGCTGTTCTAAGCACCTCCTTCATCGCCACCGCCCAAGCGGACAAACTCGACGACATCATCGGTTCCGGCAAACTGCGCTGCGCCGTGACCCTCGACTTCCCGCCCATGGGTTTTCGCGATGGCAGCAACAGCCCGGCCGGGTTCGACGTGGACTACTGCCATGACCTGGCAAAAATCCTCGGCGTCGAAGCCGAAGTCGTGGAAACACCGTTCCCGGATCGCATTCCGGCGCTGGTCTCCGGGCGTGCCGACGTGATTGTCGCCTCCACTTCCGACACCCTCGAACGGGCCAAGACCGTCGGCCTCACCGTGCCCTACTTCGCCTTCCAGATGGTGGTGCTGACCCGCGACAACACCGGCATCAACAACTTCAATGACCTCAAGGGCAAACCGGTGGGCAACACCAGCGGCACTTATGAAGCCATTGCCCTGGAAAAAGACGTGAAGAACTGGGGCACCGGTAGCTTCCGCGCCTATCAATCGCAGAACGACACCCTGCTGGCAGTCGCCCAGGGCCATATCGATGCCACTGTCGTCACCAACACCGTGGCCGCCGCCACCCTCAAGTCGGGCAAGTACAAAAACCTCAAAGTCGCCGGTAACGCTCCGTATGTCATCGACTACGTGTCGCTGGGCGCCAAGCGCAGCGAGTACGGTCTGCTCAACTACCTCAACCTGTTCGTCAACCAGCAGGTGCGCACCGGTCGCTACAACGAGCTTTTCGTCAAATGGGTCGGCACCGATATCCAGCCGGCCAACCTGACCGTGCCACAGGTCTACTACTAA
- a CDS encoding aconitase family protein: MPRSISLSGRSLVGGAAQGTLLFADVGLSFWGGVEPSTGEIIDRHHPLSGEHLAGRVLAIPSGRGSCTGSSVLMELISNGHAPAALVLAEPDEILTLGVLVAQTIFERSLPVLCIGREAFANLRGQAFARVENATLSLFEQLPDDTWQALDNPVPDTVVSASIELTEHDCALLDGRHGKAAQMAMQIVLRMADLQGARSLVDVTQAHIDGCIYTGPASLRFAEQLVQWGAKVSVPTTLNSISVDQRRWRELGVDPALGEPASALGDAYMAMGAQLSFTCAPYLLDSAPKAGEQIVWAESNAVVYANSVLGARTLKYPDYLDICIALTGRAPLIGCHLDAQRKARLQIELPALGELDDAFYPLLGYHIGALAGSRIPLVYGLEKYSPNLDDLKAFGAAFATTSAAPLFHIAGVTPEAIDPLLVLEPDTCIPLEKIRLEDLLLSWRELNSARDNRVDVVSLGNPHFSLSEFASLATLCQGRHKHPHVVLAITCGRAVLEQARSAGHIAVIEAFGATLVTDTCWCMLGEPVIPPAAKNLMTNSGKFAHYAPGLVGRKVHFASLKECVDAACTATASGRLPAWLQPAAQLESPVHV, translated from the coding sequence ATGCCCAGGTCCATTTCTCTGAGCGGTCGCAGCCTGGTCGGGGGCGCCGCGCAAGGCACCCTGCTGTTCGCCGATGTCGGGCTGAGCTTCTGGGGCGGGGTCGAGCCCAGCACAGGCGAGATCATCGATCGCCACCATCCCCTCAGCGGTGAACATCTGGCCGGCCGGGTGCTGGCCATTCCCAGCGGTCGCGGCTCGTGCACCGGCAGCAGCGTGTTGATGGAGTTGATCAGCAACGGTCATGCACCGGCGGCACTGGTGCTGGCCGAACCCGACGAGATCCTGACCCTGGGCGTGCTCGTGGCGCAGACCATTTTCGAACGCTCGCTGCCGGTGCTCTGCATCGGCCGGGAGGCCTTTGCCAACTTGCGCGGCCAGGCCTTCGCACGGGTTGAAAATGCAACGCTGAGCCTGTTCGAACAGTTGCCCGACGATACCTGGCAGGCGCTCGATAATCCTGTGCCCGACACCGTCGTCAGCGCCTCGATCGAACTCACCGAACACGATTGCGCGCTGCTCGATGGCCGGCATGGCAAGGCAGCGCAAATGGCCATGCAGATTGTCTTGCGCATGGCCGATCTGCAAGGTGCGCGCAGTCTGGTCGATGTCACCCAGGCGCACATCGATGGCTGCATCTACACCGGCCCGGCGAGCCTGCGCTTTGCCGAACAACTGGTGCAATGGGGGGCGAAAGTCAGCGTGCCCACCACCCTCAATTCGATTTCCGTGGACCAGCGTCGCTGGCGTGAACTGGGTGTCGATCCGGCGCTCGGCGAACCGGCCAGTGCCTTGGGCGACGCCTACATGGCCATGGGCGCGCAACTCAGTTTTACCTGCGCGCCGTACCTGCTCGACAGTGCGCCGAAGGCTGGCGAGCAGATTGTCTGGGCCGAGTCCAATGCCGTGGTTTACGCCAACAGCGTGCTCGGTGCCCGCACCCTGAAGTATCCGGATTACCTCGACATCTGCATCGCCCTCACCGGCCGCGCGCCACTGATCGGCTGCCACCTGGACGCACAGCGCAAGGCCCGGCTGCAGATCGAATTGCCTGCCCTCGGTGAACTGGACGATGCCTTCTACCCGCTGCTGGGTTACCACATCGGTGCACTGGCCGGCAGCCGAATTCCACTGGTGTACGGGCTGGAGAAATACTCGCCGAACCTTGACGACCTCAAGGCCTTTGGCGCGGCCTTCGCCACGACCTCCGCCGCACCGCTGTTCCATATCGCCGGCGTCACGCCGGAAGCCATCGATCCGTTGCTGGTGCTGGAACCTGACACCTGCATCCCCTTGGAGAAAATCCGCCTCGAAGACTTGTTGCTCAGTTGGCGCGAACTCAACAGTGCCCGGGACAACCGGGTGGATGTGGTCTCGCTGGGCAATCCGCACTTCTCCCTCAGTGAATTCGCAAGTTTGGCAACGCTGTGCCAGGGCCGGCACAAACATCCGCACGTGGTGCTCGCCATCACCTGCGGCCGTGCGGTGCTGGAGCAAGCCCGCAGCGCCGGGCATATCGCCGTGATCGAAGCCTTCGGTGCGACGCTGGTGACCGACACCTGCTGGTGCATGCTCGGCGAGCCGGTTATTCCGCCGGCCGCAAAAAACCTGATGACCAACTCGGGCAAGTTCGCCCACTACGCACCCGGCCTGGTCGGTCGCAAGGTGCACTTCGCCAGCCTCAAGGAATGCGTCGACGCCGCCTGCACCGCCACGGCCAGCGGACGTCTGCCGGCCTGGCTGCAACCTGCCGCCCAACTGGAGAGCCCCGTGCATGTTTGA
- a CDS encoding dihydrodipicolinate synthase family protein has protein sequence MSKRINWSGVFPAVTTQFNDDFTINLDKTHQVISNVIRDGVSGLVVCGSVGENTSLTAEEKIAVTEVAVDASRGRVPVICGVAEFTSVQAAKVANAVRKVGVDGVMLMPALVYGSKPFETAEHYRYVAKNADVPLMVYNNPPIYKNDVTPDILISLADCDNVVCFKDSSGDTRRFIDVRNEVGDRFVLFAGLDDVVLESIAVGAEGWVSGMSNVFPKEGETIFRLAKAGRFAEAMPIYEWLMPILHLDARADLVQCIKLCEAIAGRGSALTRPPRLALPEADRLFVEQIMAKAMANRPQLPDVGL, from the coding sequence ATGAGCAAGCGCATTAACTGGAGTGGTGTATTCCCTGCGGTGACCACGCAATTCAACGACGACTTCACCATCAACCTGGACAAGACCCATCAGGTGATTTCCAACGTGATTCGCGATGGCGTCTCGGGCCTGGTGGTCTGCGGTTCGGTGGGAGAAAACACCTCGCTCACCGCTGAAGAAAAAATCGCCGTGACCGAAGTCGCGGTCGATGCCTCTCGCGGTCGCGTGCCGGTGATTTGCGGCGTGGCCGAGTTCACCAGCGTGCAAGCGGCCAAGGTGGCCAACGCCGTGCGCAAGGTGGGCGTGGACGGTGTGATGTTGATGCCGGCGCTGGTCTACGGTTCCAAACCGTTCGAGACCGCCGAGCACTACCGCTACGTGGCGAAAAACGCCGACGTGCCGCTGATGGTCTACAACAACCCGCCCATCTATAAGAACGACGTCACCCCGGACATCCTGATTTCCCTGGCCGACTGCGACAACGTGGTGTGCTTCAAGGATTCTTCCGGCGACACCCGTCGCTTCATCGATGTGCGCAACGAAGTCGGCGACCGTTTCGTGCTGTTCGCAGGCCTCGACGACGTGGTGCTGGAAAGCATCGCGGTGGGCGCCGAAGGATGGGTCTCGGGCATGTCCAACGTGTTCCCGAAAGAAGGCGAAACCATCTTCCGCCTGGCCAAGGCCGGCCGTTTTGCCGAAGCCATGCCGATCTACGAATGGCTGATGCCGATCCTGCACCTGGACGCCCGCGCCGACCTGGTGCAATGCATCAAGCTGTGTGAAGCCATCGCCGGTCGCGGCAGTGCGCTGACCCGTCCACCGCGCCTGGCCCTGCCGGAAGCCGATCGCCTGTTCGTCGAGCAGATCATGGCCAAGGCCATGGCCAACCGTCCGCAGCTGCCGGACGTCGGTCTCTGA
- a CDS encoding amino acid ABC transporter permease: MFSTDFSSNDLLFLLDGAWVTLQLTFWSIILGSLAGLLFGLLRALLPRASLPLAWVLDVFRSVPLLIQFVLFNSLKSIVGLNISAFSVGCIVLGVYTAAYFTEIVRGGVLAVPFSVRRASRSLGLSFFQDLRWIVLPMATRVAFPGWLNLVLGVMKDTALVMWIGIVELLRASQTIVTRIQEPLLVLCIAGLIYYVMSLVVARLGARLERRWQEND; this comes from the coding sequence ATGTTTTCCACCGATTTTTCCTCGAATGACCTGCTGTTCCTGCTCGACGGCGCATGGGTCACGCTGCAACTGACCTTCTGGTCGATCATTCTCGGTTCCCTCGCCGGTTTGTTGTTCGGCCTGCTGCGAGCGTTGCTGCCGCGCGCCAGTCTGCCGCTGGCCTGGGTGCTGGACGTGTTTCGCAGCGTGCCGTTGCTGATCCAGTTCGTGCTGTTCAATTCGCTCAAGAGCATCGTCGGCCTGAACATCAGCGCCTTCAGTGTCGGCTGCATCGTACTGGGCGTGTACACCGCCGCGTACTTCACCGAGATCGTCCGTGGCGGTGTGCTGGCGGTGCCGTTCAGCGTGCGCCGGGCCAGTCGTTCGCTGGGGCTGAGCTTCTTCCAGGATCTGCGCTGGATCGTCCTGCCGATGGCCACCCGGGTGGCATTTCCCGGCTGGCTGAACCTGGTGCTCGGGGTGATGAAAGACACCGCGCTGGTGATGTGGATCGGCATCGTCGAATTGCTGCGCGCCTCGCAAACCATCGTCACGCGCATTCAGGAACCGCTGCTGGTGCTGTGCATCGCGGGCCTTATCTACTACGTCATGAGCCTGGTGGTCGCACGCCTCGGCGCTCGTCTGGAAAGAAGGTGGCAAGAAAATGATTGA
- the abaF gene encoding fosfomycin efflux MFS transporter AbaF has protein sequence MSNPQHSSSATTPSGLKRVVAAAMAGTVAEWYEFFLYGTASALVFGKLFFRQTDNPVDGIIAAFALYAVGFLARPLGGLVFGHYGDKFGRKRLLQLSLVVVGITTFLMGCLPGFDQIGYAAPLLLVLLRLIQGFAFGGEWGGAILLVSEHCPDNRRGFWASWPQAGVPAGNLVATVALLLLSSNLSEEQFLAWGWRVAFWFSAVVVLIGYWIRTSVDDAPIFKESQARQAQTRQQQLGVVEVLRHHWRAVLVGIGARFAENILYYTVVTFSITYLKLVVHKDTSQILLLMFGAHLLHFFLIPLMGYLSDIVGRKPVYLTGAVLTAFWGFIGFPMMDTGNNWLIMAAITLGLAIESMTYAPYSALMAELFPTHVRYTALSLCYQVAPIFAGSLAPLIAITLLNKYNSSTPIAWYLVGAALISIVAVGLTRETRGKSLRQVDAEAAARVAAVDPAAAKPRRADSLA, from the coding sequence ATGTCCAATCCTCAACACAGCTCAAGCGCAACCACACCCTCGGGACTCAAGCGCGTCGTCGCCGCCGCGATGGCCGGCACCGTCGCCGAATGGTATGAATTCTTTCTCTACGGCACCGCCTCGGCACTGGTTTTCGGCAAGCTGTTCTTCCGCCAGACCGACAACCCCGTCGACGGCATCATCGCCGCCTTCGCCCTCTACGCAGTGGGCTTTCTGGCCCGTCCGCTGGGCGGTCTGGTGTTCGGTCACTACGGTGACAAATTCGGCCGCAAGCGCCTGCTGCAACTGAGCCTGGTGGTGGTCGGCATCACCACTTTCCTGATGGGCTGCCTGCCCGGCTTCGACCAGATCGGTTATGCCGCACCGCTGTTGCTGGTGCTGCTGCGGCTGATCCAGGGGTTTGCCTTTGGCGGTGAATGGGGCGGCGCGATTTTGCTGGTGTCCGAACACTGCCCGGACAATCGCCGTGGTTTCTGGGCCAGTTGGCCACAGGCCGGCGTACCGGCCGGTAATTTGGTGGCCACGGTCGCCCTGCTGCTGTTGTCGTCGAACCTGTCGGAGGAGCAGTTCCTCGCCTGGGGCTGGCGCGTGGCGTTCTGGTTCTCGGCCGTTGTGGTGCTGATCGGCTACTGGATTCGCACCAGTGTCGATGACGCCCCGATCTTCAAGGAAAGCCAGGCACGCCAGGCGCAGACCCGCCAGCAACAACTGGGCGTGGTGGAAGTGCTGCGTCATCACTGGCGCGCGGTGCTGGTGGGGATTGGTGCACGGTTCGCTGAAAACATCCTCTACTACACCGTGGTGACGTTCTCGATCACCTACCTGAAACTGGTGGTGCACAAGGACACGTCGCAGATCCTGCTGCTGATGTTCGGTGCGCACCTGCTGCACTTCTTCCTGATCCCGCTGATGGGCTATCTGTCCGACATCGTCGGGCGCAAACCGGTGTACCTGACTGGCGCGGTGCTCACCGCGTTTTGGGGCTTCATCGGCTTCCCGATGATGGACACCGGCAACAACTGGCTGATCATGGCCGCGATTACCCTGGGCCTGGCCATCGAGTCGATGACCTACGCGCCGTACTCGGCGCTGATGGCCGAGCTGTTCCCGACCCACGTGCGCTACACCGCGTTGTCGCTGTGCTACCAGGTCGCGCCGATTTTCGCCGGTTCCCTCGCACCGCTGATCGCCATCACCCTGCTCAACAAGTACAACAGCTCGACACCGATCGCCTGGTACCTGGTCGGCGCCGCCCTGATCTCGATCGTGGCCGTCGGCCTGACCCGCGAGACCCGTGGTAAGTCGTTGCGCCAGGTGGATGCCGAAGCGGCGGCGCGGGTGGCGGCGGTGGACCCTGCCGCAGCCAAGCCACGCCGGGCGGATTCATTGGCCTGA
- a CDS encoding aldehyde dehydrogenase (NADP(+)) translates to MLGHNYIGGTRSAAGSIVLHSHDASTGDALPFSFVQVTVDEVDAAAQAAATAYPTFRNLPATRRAEFLEAIAAQLDALDDEFVTLVCRETALPAARIQGERARTSGQMRLFAQVLRRGDFYAARIDRALPERQPMPRVDLRQYRIGVGPVAVFGASNFPLAFSTAGGDTAAALAAGCPVVFKAHSGHMATAEQVADAIIRAAEQTDMPKGVFNMIYGAGVGEALVRHPAIQAVGFTGSLKGGRALCDMAAARPQPIPVFAEMSSINPVLLLPEALRVRGEKIAAELLASVVQGCGQFCTNPGLVIAVRSPESTAFIARLSQLMAEQPAQTMLNAGTLASYEKGVRALLEHPGVTHLAGQEQHGKQAQPQLFTADVSLLLEGDPLLQEEVFGPTTIIVEVADKVELRQALDSLHGQLTATLIGEAQDLHTHADLLVLLEQKVGRVLFNGYPTGVEVCDAMVHGGPYPATSDARGTSVGSLAIERFLRPVCYQNCPDELLPDALKNGNPLGIARLVDGSSHRQPI, encoded by the coding sequence ATGCTCGGCCATAACTACATCGGCGGCACGCGCAGCGCTGCCGGCAGCATCGTTTTGCACAGCCACGACGCCAGCACCGGTGACGCGCTGCCCTTCTCGTTCGTGCAAGTCACCGTCGATGAAGTGGACGCCGCCGCTCAGGCTGCCGCGACCGCCTACCCGACGTTTCGCAACTTGCCGGCAACGCGCCGCGCAGAGTTTCTTGAAGCAATCGCTGCGCAACTGGATGCCCTGGATGATGAATTCGTTACCCTGGTTTGCCGGGAAACCGCCCTGCCCGCCGCACGCATCCAGGGCGAGCGCGCTCGCACCAGCGGCCAGATGCGCCTGTTCGCCCAGGTCCTGCGGCGCGGCGATTTCTACGCCGCGCGCATCGATCGTGCCCTGCCCGAGCGTCAGCCAATGCCACGAGTCGATTTGCGTCAGTACCGGATCGGCGTCGGTCCGGTAGCGGTGTTCGGCGCGAGCAATTTTCCGTTGGCGTTCTCCACGGCCGGCGGCGATACAGCCGCCGCCCTGGCCGCCGGTTGCCCGGTGGTGTTCAAGGCTCACAGTGGGCACATGGCGACTGCCGAGCAGGTGGCCGATGCGATCATCCGCGCCGCCGAACAGACCGACATGCCCAAGGGTGTGTTCAACATGATCTACGGTGCCGGCGTGGGCGAAGCGCTAGTCAGGCATCCGGCGATTCAGGCGGTGGGTTTCACCGGCTCGCTCAAGGGCGGGCGCGCGTTGTGCGACATGGCTGCCGCACGGCCGCAACCGATCCCGGTGTTCGCCGAGATGAGCAGCATCAACCCGGTGCTGCTCTTGCCTGAAGCCTTGCGCGTGCGTGGCGAGAAGATCGCCGCCGAACTGCTGGCGTCGGTGGTTCAGGGATGCGGTCAGTTCTGCACGAATCCGGGGTTGGTGATTGCCGTTCGTTCGCCTGAGTCGACGGCATTCATTGCACGACTCAGCCAGCTCATGGCCGAACAGCCGGCGCAAACCATGCTCAACGCCGGCACCCTCGCCAGCTACGAAAAAGGTGTGCGGGCCTTGCTCGAACATCCGGGCGTGACGCATCTGGCGGGTCAGGAACAGCACGGCAAGCAAGCGCAGCCGCAACTGTTCACGGCTGATGTCAGCCTGCTGCTCGAAGGCGATCCGCTGTTGCAGGAAGAAGTGTTCGGCCCGACCACGATCATCGTCGAAGTGGCGGACAAAGTTGAGCTGCGACAAGCGCTGGACAGTCTGCATGGTCAGCTCACCGCCACCCTGATCGGTGAGGCGCAGGACCTGCACACCCACGCCGATCTGCTGGTGTTGCTGGAACAAAAGGTCGGTCGGGTGCTGTTCAACGGTTATCCCACCGGGGTCGAAGTCTGCGATGCCATGGTCCATGGCGGCCCGTACCCCGCCACCTCCGATGCGCGTGGCACGTCGGTTGGCAGCCTGGCCATCGAGCGTTTCCTGCGCCCGGTGTGCTACCAGAATTGCCCGGACGAGCTGTTGCCCGATGCCTTGAAGAATGGCAATCCGCTGGGGATTGCGCGGTTGGTTGATGGCAGCAGCCACCGCCAGCCGATTTAA
- a CDS encoding LysR substrate-binding domain-containing protein has translation MRQLPSLNMLRVFEEVARHRSFSQAALGLNVTQGAVSRQIKQLEDYLGVALFIRTPQGLSLTEAGSALSPHLSDAFDHIERALQAVRVPNLRLRLRIVAPPTWATRWLSAHLRAFCQRYPDISLSVTHQASHDSLAEIDCHIRFGLEADSHCHSQLLVMERHIAVASPELFIDGQPPDLQHLPLLHILHNGKRLKVWENWLAAMGREDVDAGQGLEFSTLDQVIHTTLAGGGLAVIDRQMIEKELANGSLLPITPVEVIGPYGYWLDVANDKWGLSKVRLFTEWLGLVSNP, from the coding sequence ATGCGTCAACTGCCCTCGCTCAACATGCTGCGCGTCTTCGAAGAGGTCGCGCGGCATCGCAGTTTCAGCCAGGCAGCCCTGGGACTGAACGTCACCCAGGGCGCGGTGAGCCGGCAGATCAAGCAGCTCGAAGACTACCTCGGCGTGGCGCTCTTTATCCGTACCCCTCAGGGCTTGTCATTGACTGAAGCCGGCAGCGCACTTTCCCCTCATCTAAGCGATGCTTTCGATCACATCGAACGAGCCCTGCAAGCGGTGCGCGTGCCCAACCTGCGTCTGCGCCTGCGCATCGTCGCACCTCCGACCTGGGCCACGCGTTGGTTGTCGGCGCACTTGCGCGCGTTCTGCCAGCGTTACCCCGACATCAGCCTGAGCGTGACCCACCAGGCCAGTCACGACAGTCTCGCCGAGATCGACTGCCACATTCGCTTCGGCCTCGAAGCGGACAGCCATTGCCACAGTCAGTTGCTGGTAATGGAACGGCATATCGCCGTGGCCAGCCCCGAGCTGTTCATCGACGGTCAGCCACCGGACCTGCAGCATTTGCCGCTGCTGCACATCCTGCACAACGGCAAGCGCTTGAAGGTCTGGGAAAACTGGCTGGCGGCGATGGGCCGCGAGGATGTCGACGCCGGGCAAGGTCTGGAATTCAGCACCCTGGACCAGGTGATCCATACCACGCTGGCCGGTGGCGGCCTGGCGGTGATCGACCGGCAGATGATCGAAAAGGAACTGGCCAATGGCAGCCTGCTGCCGATCACACCGGTGGAAGTGATCGGGCCGTATGGCTATTGGCTGGATGTGGCGAACGACAAATGGGGATTGTCGAAGGTGCGGTTGTTTACCGAGTGGCTCGGTTTAGTCAGCAATCCCTGA
- a CDS encoding amino acid ABC transporter ATP-binding protein: MIEIDNVHKSFGNLEVVKGVNLTVNKGEVVSIIGGSGSGKSTLLMCINGLEPIQKGNIRVDGVEVHHSATDLNRLRQKIGIVFQQWNAFPHLTVLENVMLAPRKVLGKSKAEAEELAVQQLTHVGLGDKLKTFPGKLSGGQQQRMAIARALAMSPDYMLFDEATSALDPQLVGEVLDTMRMLAEDGMTMVLVTHEIRFARDVSDRVAFFRNGLVHEIGSPDQVIGNPLHAETAAFLKSVK, translated from the coding sequence ATGATTGAGATCGACAACGTACATAAATCCTTCGGCAACCTCGAAGTGGTCAAGGGCGTCAACCTGACGGTGAACAAGGGCGAAGTGGTGTCGATCATCGGCGGCTCCGGCTCCGGCAAGTCGACCCTGCTGATGTGCATCAACGGCCTGGAACCGATCCAGAAAGGCAACATCCGCGTCGACGGTGTCGAGGTCCATCACAGCGCCACCGACCTCAATCGCCTGCGGCAGAAAATCGGCATCGTGTTCCAGCAATGGAACGCCTTCCCTCATCTGACGGTGCTGGAAAACGTCATGCTCGCCCCGCGCAAGGTGCTGGGTAAAAGCAAGGCCGAGGCCGAGGAACTGGCCGTACAACAACTGACCCACGTCGGGCTGGGCGACAAGCTCAAGACCTTCCCCGGCAAATTGTCCGGGGGCCAACAACAACGCATGGCCATCGCCCGCGCCCTGGCCATGTCGCCGGACTACATGCTGTTCGACGAAGCCACCTCGGCCCTCGATCCGCAACTGGTCGGCGAAGTACTGGACACCATGCGCATGCTCGCCGAAGACGGGATGACCATGGTCCTGGTGACCCACGAGATCCGCTTTGCCCGCGACGTGTCCGACCGGGTGGCGTTCTTCCGCAATGGGTTGGTGCATGAAATTGGTTCGCCGGATCAGGTGATTGGCAATCCGCTGCATGCGGAGACCGCGGCGTTTCTTAAATCAGTGAAATAA